A stretch of Methanococcus voltae DNA encodes these proteins:
- the purL gene encoding phosphoribosylformylglycinamidine synthase subunit PurL, whose product MVDTNDLKFIEEQLGRKPNDVEIAMFENLWSEHCAYRSSKNLLKMFGRTVKENPDMIVGPGDDAAIIRLDKDICVSMAMESHNHPSYIDPYNGSATGVGGIVRDIISMNSKPIALLDALRFGDIQGKEKDKVKWLVDGVMSGIGDYGNRIGVPTVGGECEFDSSYDYNNLVNVVAIGLVNENEIVQGKAKEEGLSIILVGDTGKDGIGGASFASKDLTSESEGDRPSVQIGDAFKEKKLIDATLEACKTGNVMAMKDLGAAGITSSCSEMCFSGGVGAELHLENVFLREAGMTPYEIMISESQERNLFAVKAGSEEELLAIFEKYELPCAVIGKTTDTKRLIAYHNEKLVVDLPLELLCEAPLYDMPEKEDIKEKPENKEKIESDAKTPNNKEEHNETLKKMLESPNICSKSNIYERYDHEVQVRTVVKPGKDAAVLKVQDIYPMGVALTADCNSTYSKLNAYEAAKTLVCESVRNLATVGARPIGMLDNLNFGNPEKPERYWQLKKSIEGLTDSAEFLNIPVVGGNVSLYNETIIEGKDYPINPTPTISIIGKVKDVELIPNVMIKPKENDVLLLIGETKEEMGGSEYYKVIHNTEDGFIPKVDLKKEMNTYNILVDLIENGLINEAIDLSRGGLAIALSKMTMNTNLGVDIALNSNLSDCVSLYSESSGRILIAVNPEIMEYVISKFSSNEIFATKLGVLTAEKQLKVELNSKEIINISSEDIKESYYNGFPKLMGEL is encoded by the coding sequence ATGGTCGATACGAACGATTTAAAGTTTATTGAAGAACAATTGGGTAGAAAACCGAATGACGTAGAAATAGCAATGTTTGAAAATTTATGGAGTGAACACTGCGCATATAGAAGCTCCAAAAACCTCTTAAAAATGTTTGGAAGAACCGTAAAAGAAAATCCAGATATGATTGTAGGTCCAGGCGATGATGCAGCAATTATAAGACTTGACAAAGATATTTGCGTATCAATGGCAATGGAAAGCCATAACCACCCTTCATATATAGACCCTTACAATGGTTCAGCAACTGGAGTCGGTGGAATAGTTAGAGACATTATTTCAATGAATTCTAAACCAATAGCTTTGTTAGACGCACTTAGATTTGGGGATATCCAAGGTAAAGAAAAGGATAAAGTAAAATGGCTCGTAGATGGAGTTATGAGCGGTATTGGGGATTATGGAAACAGAATCGGTGTTCCAACCGTTGGCGGCGAATGTGAATTCGATTCATCATACGACTACAATAACCTCGTAAACGTTGTTGCTATTGGTTTAGTAAACGAAAACGAGATTGTTCAAGGTAAGGCAAAAGAAGAAGGTTTATCTATTATTTTAGTAGGGGACACGGGTAAAGATGGTATTGGGGGAGCTTCATTTGCGTCAAAAGATTTGACAAGTGAAAGTGAAGGCGACAGACCGAGCGTACAGATTGGTGATGCCTTTAAGGAAAAAAAATTAATCGATGCAACCTTAGAAGCTTGCAAAACAGGCAATGTAATGGCAATGAAAGATTTAGGGGCAGCAGGTATTACATCATCTTGCTCAGAAATGTGTTTCAGTGGCGGAGTAGGTGCAGAATTACATCTCGAAAACGTATTTTTGAGAGAAGCAGGAATGACACCTTACGAAATAATGATTTCTGAAAGCCAAGAAAGGAATTTATTTGCAGTTAAAGCAGGCTCTGAAGAAGAATTGCTCGCAATTTTTGAAAAATATGAATTACCTTGTGCAGTAATCGGTAAAACAACAGATACTAAGAGATTAATCGCTTACCACAATGAAAAATTAGTGGTTGATTTACCACTTGAGTTATTATGTGAAGCTCCATTATATGATATGCCTGAAAAAGAAGATATCAAGGAAAAGCCAGAAAATAAGGAAAAAATAGAATCCGATGCAAAAACTCCAAATAATAAGGAAGAGCACAACGAAACACTTAAAAAAATGCTTGAAAGTCCGAATATTTGTTCAAAATCAAACATTTACGAAAGATACGACCACGAAGTGCAAGTAAGAACTGTGGTAAAGCCAGGAAAAGACGCAGCAGTTTTAAAAGTACAAGATATTTACCCAATGGGTGTAGCTTTAACAGCTGATTGTAATTCAACATACTCAAAGTTAAACGCATATGAAGCAGCTAAGACTTTAGTATGTGAAAGCGTGAGAAATTTGGCAACTGTAGGGGCAAGACCTATCGGTATGTTAGATAATTTAAACTTTGGAAATCCAGAAAAGCCTGAAAGATACTGGCAACTCAAAAAATCAATTGAAGGATTAACAGACTCCGCAGAGTTTTTAAATATTCCCGTAGTTGGTGGAAACGTAAGTTTGTACAATGAAACTATCATCGAAGGTAAGGATTACCCAATAAACCCAACACCTACAATAAGCATAATCGGAAAAGTTAAAGACGTTGAATTAATACCTAACGTAATGATAAAACCAAAAGAAAACGATGTTTTATTATTAATCGGTGAAACCAAGGAAGAAATGGGCGGTAGTGAGTATTACAAAGTAATTCACAATACTGAAGACGGATTTATCCCAAAAGTAGATTTGAAAAAAGAAATGAACACTTACAACATATTAGTCGATTTAATAGAAAATGGTTTAATTAACGAAGCTATCGATTTGTCAAGAGGCGGTTTAGCTATAGCATTGAGTAAAATGACAATGAACACTAATTTAGGTGTAGACATCGCATTAAATAGTAATTTGTCAGATTGTGTAAGTTTATACTCAGAATCATCTGGAAGAATTTTAATAGCAGTAAATCCTGAAATTATGGAGTATGTAATTTCAAAATTCAGCAGTAATGAGATATTTGCAACAAAATTAGGTGTTTTAACAGCTGAAAAACAATTGAAAGTTGAATTAAACTCAAAAGAAATTATAAATATTTCATCAGAAGACATAAAAGAGAGTTATTATAATGGATTTCCTAAATTAATGGGAGAATTATAA
- a CDS encoding radical SAM protein, with protein sequence MAKNNKNSKKGKEKLNNKVVDKEISNNKDKHGLIQNMPHILDFSEYKMITNIEDINNTENLGTNTTKNQKNSKFETLKIEINKYYEVEIPKNTKKYGNIILPKNTDKNTDNEKYKNKKIILEDFKDETSKYALKNINNIKSDILTNISMNLATGLKNKITGRKTIYITDNVPLMGHTAFGVIDRGTNIIQVRGHSGCNIRCPFCSVDEGTPSKSRINDYYVDIDHLMNTFEQVVNYKGNNRLEAHLDGQGEPTLYHPLPELVERLNNVVEKGNGIVSIQTNGVNLSYKLIDELEEAGLHRINMSINAMDEKFAKGMSGKKTYDIERIKEMAEYVKNSKIHLLIAPLLLPNYNDEEFRKVIDYAVELQSRVPQNTINPITDKLNPILGVQLCLTYQFGRKVPNMKLWDFKKFYEFLNNLENEYTKQGLNVHLKTPLKYYGSRPVKRIPCPFSLNETVEGVKVIAEGRIYGEVIGMARDRVIQIINCKNTEKLLGNTVNVKIHRVKDNIIVATLC encoded by the coding sequence ATGGCAAAAAATAATAAAAATAGTAAAAAAGGAAAAGAAAAACTTAATAATAAAGTTGTTGATAAAGAAATCAGTAATAATAAGGATAAACACGGTTTAATACAGAATATGCCTCACATTTTAGATTTTTCAGAATATAAGATGATTACGAATATTGAAGATATCAATAATACTGAAAATTTGGGTACAAATACTACAAAAAATCAAAAAAATAGTAAATTTGAAACCTTAAAAATTGAAATAAACAAGTATTATGAAGTTGAAATACCAAAAAATACCAAAAAATATGGTAATATAATATTACCAAAAAATACAGATAAAAATACAGATAATGAGAAATATAAAAACAAAAAAATAATTTTGGAAGATTTTAAGGACGAAACAAGCAAATACGCTTTAAAGAATATAAACAATATAAAAAGTGATATATTAACAAATATCTCTATGAATTTAGCAACGGGGCTTAAAAATAAAATCACTGGTCGTAAAACAATATATATAACTGATAATGTACCATTAATGGGTCATACGGCTTTTGGCGTAATTGACAGGGGTACAAATATAATACAAGTTCGAGGTCATAGTGGTTGTAATATAAGATGCCCATTCTGTTCCGTAGATGAGGGAACACCTTCTAAATCAAGAATAAATGATTATTATGTGGATATAGACCATTTAATGAATACATTTGAGCAAGTAGTTAATTATAAAGGAAATAATAGGCTCGAAGCACATTTGGACGGTCAGGGTGAACCTACCTTATACCATCCATTACCGGAGTTAGTAGAACGTTTGAATAACGTTGTAGAAAAAGGAAACGGCATCGTTTCTATTCAAACTAATGGGGTAAATCTTTCTTACAAATTAATAGATGAATTAGAGGAAGCTGGTTTGCACAGAATAAATATGTCTATAAACGCAATGGATGAAAAATTTGCAAAGGGAATGTCTGGAAAGAAAACATACGATATTGAAAGAATAAAAGAAATGGCTGAATACGTTAAAAATTCTAAAATCCACTTATTAATTGCACCATTATTATTACCCAATTATAACGACGAAGAATTTAGAAAAGTAATTGATTACGCTGTTGAATTACAAAGTAGGGTGCCTCAAAATACCATAAATCCAATTACCGATAAATTAAACCCAATTTTAGGTGTCCAGTTGTGTTTAACTTATCAATTCGGTAGAAAAGTACCAAATATGAAACTTTGGGATTTTAAAAAGTTTTATGAATTTTTAAATAATCTTGAAAATGAATATACTAAGCAAGGATTAAACGTTCATTTGAAAACGCCTTTAAAATACTATGGTTCAAGACCTGTGAAAAGAATTCCTTGCCCATTTTCATTAAATGAAACTGTTGAGGGTGTAAAAGTAATCGCTGAAGGTAGAATATATGGTGAAGTTATTGGTATGGCTCGAGACAGAGTAATACAAATAATAAACTGCAAAAACACGGAAAAATTGCTCGGAAACACTGTAAACGTAAAAATTCATAGAGTAAAGGATAATATAATTGTTGCTACATTATGTTAA
- a CDS encoding F420-dependent methylenetetrahydromethanopterin dehydrogenase, producing the protein MVVKVGIIKCGNIGMSPLVDLSLDERADRNDIDVRVVGSGAKMGPEQVEEVTKKMIEDIKPDFVLYIGPNPAAPGPKVARELLSAADIPAVIIGDAPGIKDKDAMAEQGLGYILIKCDPMIGARRQFLDPVEMSMFNADVVRVLAGTGAVRVVQNAIDAMIYAVEEGKEIELPKIIVTDAKAVAAAEFSNPYAKAKAMAAFVMAEKVADIDVKGCFMTKEMDKYIPIVASAHEMIRYAAKLVDEARELEKATDGVSRKPHAGPGAILNKSKLMEKPE; encoded by the coding sequence ATGGTAGTAAAAGTAGGTATCATAAAATGTGGTAACATTGGAATGTCTCCTTTAGTCGACCTTAGCCTCGATGAAAGAGCTGACAGAAACGATATTGACGTAAGAGTTGTAGGTAGTGGGGCTAAAATGGGCCCTGAACAAGTTGAAGAAGTTACTAAAAAAATGATTGAAGATATAAAACCAGACTTTGTATTATACATTGGACCAAACCCAGCTGCTCCAGGACCAAAAGTTGCAAGAGAATTATTAAGCGCTGCGGATATCCCTGCTGTAATCATTGGTGATGCACCAGGTATCAAAGACAAAGACGCTATGGCAGAACAAGGATTAGGATACATTTTAATTAAATGCGACCCTATGATTGGTGCAAGAAGACAATTCTTAGACCCTGTTGAAATGTCAATGTTCAACGCTGACGTTGTTAGAGTATTAGCTGGTACAGGTGCTGTTAGAGTAGTTCAAAACGCTATTGACGCTATGATTTATGCAGTTGAAGAAGGAAAAGAAATTGAACTTCCAAAAATTATTGTTACAGATGCAAAAGCAGTTGCTGCTGCTGAATTCTCAAACCCATACGCAAAAGCAAAAGCTATGGCTGCTTTCGTAATGGCTGAAAAAGTAGCTGACATTGACGTAAAAGGATGCTTCATGACTAAAGAAATGGACAAATACATCCCTATCGTTGCATCAGCACACGAAATGATAAGATACGCTGCTAAATTAGTAGATGAAGCAAGAGAATTAGAAAAAGCAACCGATGGCGTAAGCAGAAAACCTCACGCAGGTCCAGGTGCTATATTAAACAAATCAAAATTAATGGAAAAACCAGAATAA
- a CDS encoding double-cubane-cluster-containing anaerobic reductase gives MNELKSVAKLNEAFANRKNQLYAEKDEGKKVFGLFCTFVPVELIHASGSIPVGLCGGKDSTIPSAEEDLPRNLCPLIKSSYGFKKDKACPYFEAADIVIGETTCDGKKKMFEKMEEMVKMHVMHLPHFRDESSRKLWVEEVIKFKELIEEFTGNKITEEKLTEAIALENKERELFYKIYELRANDPTPITGKDALSCFQKSFLLNIHDRIEILTELVAELEERVAKGEGYTGKRILIAGCPMTAGNTKMVDIVEELGAVVVGEETCTGTRKFENFVEGNTIEDIANRYFNITCAVAYKNDRRIERIKELVEEQKVDGVVYYTLQFCHDFNVEGVLIEDALKEAGIPIIRVETDYSESDKEQIKTRLEAFIEMI, from the coding sequence ATGAATGAATTAAAATCCGTTGCAAAATTAAATGAAGCTTTTGCAAATAGAAAAAACCAATTATATGCAGAAAAAGACGAAGGAAAAAAGGTATTTGGTTTATTCTGTACTTTCGTACCTGTAGAATTAATCCACGCATCAGGTAGTATACCTGTAGGTTTATGTGGTGGAAAAGACTCAACAATTCCCTCCGCTGAAGAAGATTTACCAAGAAATTTATGTCCTTTAATCAAATCCTCATATGGTTTTAAAAAAGATAAAGCTTGTCCATACTTTGAAGCAGCAGATATCGTAATAGGTGAAACAACCTGTGATGGTAAAAAGAAAATGTTCGAAAAAATGGAAGAAATGGTAAAAATGCACGTTATGCACTTACCACACTTTAGAGATGAATCTTCCAGAAAATTATGGGTTGAGGAAGTTATTAAATTTAAGGAATTAATTGAAGAATTTACTGGAAATAAAATCACTGAAGAAAAATTAACTGAAGCTATTGCTTTAGAAAATAAAGAAAGAGAATTATTCTATAAAATTTATGAATTAAGGGCAAACGACCCAACACCTATAACTGGTAAAGATGCTTTATCTTGCTTCCAAAAATCATTTTTATTAAATATACACGATAGAATAGAAATTTTAACCGAATTAGTAGCAGAATTAGAAGAAAGAGTCGCAAAAGGCGAAGGATACACTGGAAAAAGAATTTTAATCGCTGGATGTCCAATGACTGCAGGAAACACTAAAATGGTGGATATCGTTGAAGAACTCGGTGCTGTAGTAGTTGGTGAAGAAACTTGTACGGGTACAAGAAAATTCGAAAATTTCGTGGAAGGAAATACAATCGAAGACATCGCAAACAGATACTTCAATATAACATGTGCTGTAGCTTATAAAAATGATAGAAGAATCGAAAGAATCAAAGAATTAGTAGAAGAGCAAAAAGTAGATGGTGTAGTATACTATACATTACAATTCTGCCACGACTTTAACGTTGAAGGTGTTTTAATTGAAGATGCACTTAAAGAAGCAGGAATCCCAATTATTAGGGTAGAAACTGATTACTCTGAAAGTGATAAGGAACAAATAAAAACCAGATTAGAAGCATTTATCGAAATGATTTAA
- a CDS encoding TIGR00289 family protein, with product MKLASLYSGGKDSTYALYWALQNGHDVKYLVNVKSKNKESYMFHIPNVELTSLIAETTGIPLVEVFTEGEKEKEVEDLKEALSKLDIDGVVCGALASEYQKERVDRICRELGIESLAPLWHIEQETILRDTAKLFDVRIVGVYAYGLGKEWLGKKIDDSNIEELLKIMEKYEINRAFEGGEAETFVFDAPFFKEKLEVIESEIEWDGISGTYHIKKAKLVPKE from the coding sequence ATGAAACTTGCATCTTTATATTCTGGTGGAAAAGACTCAACATATGCGTTATATTGGGCATTGCAAAATGGACACGATGTTAAATATTTAGTAAACGTAAAATCAAAAAACAAAGAAAGTTATATGTTTCACATACCTAATGTAGAACTTACAAGTTTAATAGCTGAAACTACAGGTATTCCTCTGGTAGAAGTATTTACAGAAGGCGAAAAAGAGAAAGAAGTAGAAGACTTAAAAGAAGCTCTTTCTAAATTAGATATTGACGGAGTAGTATGTGGTGCTCTTGCAAGCGAATATCAAAAGGAACGTGTGGACAGAATTTGTAGAGAATTAGGCATCGAATCATTAGCACCCCTTTGGCACATTGAACAGGAGACTATTTTAAGAGATACGGCTAAATTATTTGATGTTAGGATAGTAGGCGTTTATGCATACGGTCTTGGTAAAGAATGGCTTGGAAAGAAAATAGATGATAGTAATATCGAAGAATTACTTAAAATAATGGAAAAATACGAAATAAATAGGGCTTTTGAAGGGGGAGAAGCAGAAACTTTTGTTTTTGATGCACCATTCTTTAAGGAAAAACTCGAAGTAATCGAATCAGAAATCGAATGGGACGGCATAAGTGGTACATACCATATTAAAAAAGCTAAATTAGTGCCTAAAGAATAA
- a CDS encoding acyl-CoA dehydratase activase gives MILGIDIGSTTTKTVLMDETNKKIIEYSIDNIGVIIEEEMIMEYVKKYEKDYSVDKIVATGYGRHKLSCVDKVVPEVIALGKGANYFFPNVDGLIDIGGQDSKVIKLGKDGKVIDFILSDKCAAGTGKFLEKSLDILKIDKNEDLNKYKSENVAKISSMCAVFAETEIISLLSKKTPKEDILMGVYESIANRTVPMVHRLKINDVAFSGGVAKNPVLTEVFEAKLNKKLHVSEEPQINCCVGACLLI, from the coding sequence ATGATATTAGGAATTGATATAGGCTCCACTACAACAAAAACGGTCTTAATGGACGAAACTAATAAAAAAATTATCGAGTATAGTATTGATAACATTGGTGTTATAATTGAAGAAGAAATGATTATGGAATATGTCAAGAAGTATGAAAAAGACTATTCTGTCGATAAAATAGTTGCTACGGGCTACGGACGTCATAAATTATCCTGCGTAGATAAGGTAGTTCCCGAAGTAATAGCACTTGGAAAAGGTGCTAACTACTTTTTCCCGAATGTAGACGGTCTTATTGACATAGGTGGTCAAGATAGTAAAGTTATTAAACTTGGAAAAGACGGAAAAGTAATAGACTTTATATTATCCGACAAATGTGCTGCAGGAACTGGGAAATTTTTAGAAAAATCACTCGATATTTTAAAAATTGATAAAAACGAAGATTTAAATAAATATAAATCTGAAAATGTTGCTAAAATATCATCAATGTGTGCAGTGTTTGCAGAAACAGAAATAATATCTTTATTATCTAAAAAAACACCGAAAGAAGACATATTAATGGGTGTTTATGAAAGTATTGCAAATAGAACCGTACCTATGGTTCATAGGTTAAAAATAAACGATGTTGCATTTAGTGGGGGGGTTGCTAAAAACCCCGTTCTTACAGAAGTATTTGAAGCCAAATTAAACAAAAAGTTGCATGTTTCAGAAGAACCTCAAATCAATTGCTGTGTAGGAGCTTGCTTGTTAATTTAA
- a CDS encoding ribonuclease VapC5, which yields MDNYSLKMREIINNYKENFNENLKILDASAFIHGYNPMLEEGEHFTTNNIVEEVKTKEDIVFLSIESNRVKIMEPSAEILNMVKETALKTGDAVSDNDMEILALSIQLFGILYTDDYGIQNVAKKFEIIVKNINMEGIKKEFIWRKMCKGCKKLYNVNYSSETCEICGAELVRKMVKKRIDKKNTKNNVKKRKSNKKYKKDSNEIVWK from the coding sequence ATGGACAATTATTCTTTAAAGATGAGAGAAATTATTAACAATTACAAGGAAAATTTTAATGAAAATTTAAAAATTCTTGATGCTTCAGCGTTTATACACGGATACAACCCAATGTTAGAAGAAGGGGAACACTTTACAACCAATAATATAGTTGAAGAAGTAAAAACAAAAGAAGACATTGTTTTTTTGTCAATTGAATCAAATCGTGTTAAAATTATGGAACCAAGCGCTGAAATATTAAATATGGTTAAAGAAACTGCTTTAAAAACAGGTGATGCTGTTTCCGACAATGATATGGAAATTTTAGCTCTTTCAATACAGCTTTTCGGCATATTATATACTGACGACTATGGAATTCAGAACGTTGCAAAAAAATTCGAAATAATTGTTAAAAATATTAATATGGAAGGAATTAAAAAAGAATTCATTTGGCGTAAGATGTGTAAGGGCTGTAAAAAGCTTTATAATGTAAATTATAGTAGTGAAACCTGCGAAATATGTGGGGCGGAGCTCGTTAGAAAGATGGTTAAAAAAAGAATTGATAAAAAAAATACCAAAAATAACGTTAAAAAAAGAAAGTCAAATAAAAAATATAAAAAAGATAGTAATGAAATTGTTTGGAAATAA